The Drosophila subobscura isolate 14011-0131.10 chromosome A, UCBerk_Dsub_1.0, whole genome shotgun sequence genome includes the window TCGACAAAAGATAAATCTGCTAAGTTTTCTGGTAAATTTTGTGCTGATCTGAGTACTCAACTGAAAACATTCTTGCGACCAAATTTTctgtcgaaaaaaaaaacagggtTGATTTTTAAACGCTTGTATGGGAAAATCATCTCTGATTCTGTCGCAAGAATATTTTGCGTGTCTGAGTACTGGGCTCTAAGCCAAGTGCTCAGATCCGAAAAcacgtttgctagcaaactgtGCTATGTATTTTGttagcagcagagtgtgaccagaggcgAAAACCGCATTTCGCAAAAAGTTGCGTCACGCTATGATTAATGTGCATCTGTTCGAAGTATTCGATTGCTATTGcgcatttttgcacattttgcaaatttcatcactaaagaaaacaaacgagaagggacgtgtgagacgcttcttacgcgtcacaacttttatacccggcactcagtactacatctgcaacttagcggttatttgtcaaattttacattttttcttcatctgtcatctacatcaacaacactactcacgtcaacacgctcctttagctcgccaccctcccctagagaaacactttgcagagtcagggcagagtcgcggcagaggcagcggcagagacgtgaggggcagaggccataaactgcgcgaagcagagtgtgctgctataagctgcgggacggggtgggtttggccactgaaaattaatttcttcattgtggctataataatgatccaatcggatctgatagatatggtcattccctacggaatggcgtttttagttttctgttatcttcaaaattgtagatttgggaggttttcgcccttttgcgggggcgtaagggggcggggctcatttttgaaatacactggtttcagtgtgagcatacagcagtctggtgccaaaatttggtggctctagctcttatagtctctgagaactagtcgacaaacaagacggacagacggacggacggacagacggacagacggacagacggacagacagacatggctcaatcgactcggctattgatgctgatcaagataatatatactttatggggtcggaaacgtttccttctgtgcgttacatacaaccgttatccgcacaaatacaatataccccatttactcttcgagtaccgggtataaaacaGCTGATCTAAGATTATTAGTTTCGACTGTGTGCTATAGTTTCACAGCCAATTGTTGTTCTTAGACTTGAATGCTTTCTGCATCTGCAGACAAGTTCGCAAGCCACTCAAAATCATCGTAGCCCCTTCGATATTTGCCTTTATCATCCCTGACTGCTGACTGTgtgcttacatatgtacatacctacattGACAGCAGAACCAAGCGTTAGCtgacaaaagaaaaattgcactttttgcgttaaaaatatcgaaataaagagaaaaatatgCCAAATAAAAATGCGAAGCAGCTCGTGAAGGATTTGCAGGCCTTTAAGGGGGCCATAGAGAGTGCCCATCGGTTGCTCACCTGGGAGAAAAATTACTATCCCGGGCTGCTGTTTGTCGGCATAAGTCTCATCTATGCCACGTTTTGGTACTTGGACCTGTCGGTCATCACGATGTTGTTTCTATTGGTATTCGCGGTAAATATGCTCAACCATTTGTTACCAACAATTTCACGCTGGCTGGGAAATGCCCTCGACTGGGATGAGCTGCACGACGTGAGATTTGAACATGTTTGCGAACAGATCTACAGCTTCAAGGAGTACTGGTCCGCATGGGTCCAGTATCTGTCCAAGGATCGCACGTCGGCAGGACTCGTGACTATGATCAGTCTTATCCTGCTGGCCTTTGCCTGGATCGGCGCCAACGTTGACAATTGTCTGCTTATGTACTTGGCCACTTTGCTCATTGCCATTTGGGCTGGCCTGAAGTACAATCTGAACGACGGCGGCTACAAATCGAAACTAAAAACCCTCTAAGAAACATCTTCAAATCTattagaaaacaaattaacacCAGCTTGGTAAGTGTTTGATGGAATTTAAATCACTTTAACGAGATCCTTGCTATATGAACGTTTTTTACAGCCGCTTTTGGACTTCTTTGCTCACTGAAGGATTCGAGAAACTtcgcaaaggaaaaaaaaaatatagcgATCCGGATTTGTTGAGCCAAACAACCCACTTAAAACCTACACattattcaattcaaattcaaattcaattcactTCTGAACACTTAATAAATGGCTGCAGTCCTTGTACAtcaacaataatatttaactaTTAATTAAATACGAGGAGTAATTAACAATCCGAAAGTAGCTAAAGTATTCTTTTGATTTCCTTACCTTTATTTTCATCATCTTTAACATTTTTGGTGCATTAGCAAACATTTGTgtatagatacatacattcCATTAGAACTACATACGCAAAAGGCTGCctcaatttttaaatttattttctagacaaatatttgccatagTTTGAGAGTCAAAAGTCGTGGATTTCGATTTTGAACAGCCGTTTAAGTACAATTTCCACAGCTACCTGAGGCTACCTGTGaaatattcttttattttattgccctAAGTGTGTACAAATAATTATTGCTAATCCACTAATCCACCGCAGAACAGCTCATCTCTATACTCgcctttatttttgttcaagTTAATCCGGAATCAGGTAGCCCGACTCCTACTGATCCCTCACATTTGTGGCTTGAGGACGCTTGCCAGCGTTGGTCACGCTAGTGTTAAACAATTCATCATATTATTTATGGCCTCAAAAACGATATATTTGTACAGCTAATATGCACTAAGGAACCGCAGTTGAGGTTTAACAATGGTAAAGTACTTTATGACggtacatttttaattgtttgtgtaCGTTACTTTGGGTGGGTTTAACGGCTTTCTCTGTTTAAAGGAAAGGAAACATTTTACAACTTTACAAAGAAATTGTCGATTCGCTTTGATAGAATAGAAATACCCGAAAACTTAGCGACGCAAAGTTGAAGTGTTcttaaaacttaaaatttatttttgtatttcttggTTATATTTCTGAacgaaaatttgttttaaatttatttgttgtatggTTTGGTCCTAGTCCTAGAATCCCTAGTGGCATTCACGCTCAACAGTAAAAGCCACAAATCATTTCTTCAAAAAttcaggaaaagtcgaaaaaataaatttgtattgtgtgtttaatttgttaagTCGTTGTAAGTTAGTATTTGTTCATCGTTCAAACACCGCTTAAAAAATGATTCTCAGCTCAAATTTGATCCAAAGTGGAGTTAAttattttcttgaattttaAACATGAAAATTCATTCGTGTGGCTTGCAGCAGCTTCGACTGATTTTATTCTAGTAAAACTCCGACtaagcattttgtttttgtttactcaTATCACGCCTGGctaaaaatgaaacttttaTGGCTAAAAAAGTGGCTGTTAAGTTTGGCCACCCACAAAAAAGCCACTCGAACGCTTAGTTTCGGCCTAAGACACTCTCACCTGGGATAATTATGGCAAAGTTTTCGACTCCTATATCAATATGGCCCCCTGAGCCACCCGCCACCACCGAATAAATAAGCTTCTTAGTTGCTTTTTCGAGCGCTGCTTTTCGTATTATGTCGGGGGCCCAGAGTCTCTCATAAATTTAAtgatgtttttgctgtttccttttttgtcttgttttttCGAAACCTCCTGGTGCTGCCTGCcgttgcctctctctctcttgcttttgcctttgcctttgcctttgcattcTTCAAAGCTTCACTTTGGTTTTCCGCATTGCAGGGGGGGACTAGTCCGTGCTACTTGGCGCCTAATGAACGCGTTGATGAGGCAGACGCCCAGtcaggctctctctctctctctctcttgactTTCAACCCAGtcgccgagctgctgctgctgtggcggctgcaaGTGTGTCTAACGTTCCAGAAATAACATTTGTAGGTAATAAATTCTAAAGATAATACACCCACAAGACCAGACCCCTGAGTGGCCCCGCACAGGCTATGGCCTAGGCACTAGGCTCGGCACAtaactctctctttctctcttctccacTCTTCCCTTCTCCCTGCTCTCCTCTTGTGTTTACGAGTATTGCAGCGCAGGGCAGCGTCGTCTCCTCCACTAAGCTAAGCGCAAATATAAATTGTGCCGGAATGGCTTGGTCGAGGGGAGCTTGGGGGTAAACCTCACGCACATTGAAATATTACACCTGCAATTGGCGTTGCTCCTGAGACgcgtttttgtgtgctgtgcccACAGTGCCCACAGTGCCATATACTATGGGTGTTTGTGAGTGGCGTTAATGAGGTTGTATGCTTCCAATGCGCACAACGatgcgtttgttgttgccttcaTTGACCAAATAATATTCATAATAATTAGTTTATAAAGATTTTTCAGTGCTTGATGCTCTGAAAAAAGGAtataaaatcacaaaatattgcaaaataaaataatactaCAAATTTCAATGAgatatttcgtttttttaggGACAAACTTCGTTAAGTTCAATTTACTAAAAAGTTATTTTAACATGACATTTATTTTATCTAAATATAAAAGCActctaaaataaatattgtacataaatatatttaagctaAACGtgggaatatttaatttaaatctaacatttatttatgctatAGATGAAatacatttcaattaattttctttatggTACATAACACTGAGCGACTGTTAAGCTCGAGACAATAATCGGTTTTTAGGCCTCGTAGTGATCACTTTCTCGTACTGCAAATTTTCCAATATTGTTACTCAAATTTGCAGCGCAAATATTCACGAAAAGTAACGGGCTGGGCTGACAAGAAAATTGCACCACCATTCATAAGATTTATGAGATAATAGATAAGATTTTAGTGCACCAAAGTTGAAgttttctacaatttttaattgtttttttttaatttgaaattgataTAACAAATTTATACTAGATGGTTTGGTAGTATTTCTTAACATCAGTTCTTTAGATGCTAACAAAATTAAGTTAGAATAGAATATATAgaaaaattaatataataaCATTTGGCATATCCAGTAAGTAGCACCCCTTCGCAGACTCTCTAAAACCAGTCCATCCTCATATTTTGAtgtcaatttttgttgtacaacatttttcacttaagccacaaaaaataaagaccAAAGCAGGCTGGGTTCTCCGCTTACAGGAGGATGgtgggtgtgagtgtgcggTATGTGTATGCCAAGGACAAGGGTATAGTAGGGAACAGTCAAAGAGAGATGTTGCaaaggcggcagcggcagcgtgtCATTAGGTTACATGCTTGTAATTACAattcagagacagagagtatAGAGGGAGGATAACGCACACGCCCAACGCTCGGTTTTATGGCCCGGAATGAGCTCCGGCACCCGACCCGAGATGAGTAATACAAGTCCAAGGTGGAGTGCCAGCCTCCTGCCGGGTCATCGATGTCGGTTTCGGGTCGGTAAATCCTCCGACTACATATGCAGATTATCTACGTCCCTTTTTGTGGgtgaaacttttttttgttttggctggtgaacaacaaaaattatgtcataaaaatgttgttgctaATGTTGCGCGGGGGAGAGAGGAgcacgaggagcaggaggagcagccacaaaatgccgcattaaaatcacaaaaaatataaatacaatatgcAGGGCTTCCCTTCCATCGTCACACCCCAGTTCTCAGCTCCATGCATCTCGCAACTGATTTTCGGAAGGAAGTCGGCAACTTTTATGCTTGTGGAAAATTACGTGAGGCGTTGGCAACTTTCGCCAAAGTTTTGCCAGCGATAAAAGGCACTACAACAAtcttttcttatttctttttcttctcctccCTCCGATTTGCAATATTTCCGGTTATTACTTTCCGCTCACagagagtgggtgggtgggagaGAGCTTTACTTGATTAGGATCCAAGCCGCTGATACTCGTACATGTAAGCCCGGCAAGTCCTTCGTCCTCATATATGTAAGCTGCCAGCGAAATTGTGTGCCAAGCCGATCACTTGTTTTTCGGGCTTTAAAGATATTTGGTATATACATTTTTAGTGCTTTATTCtatgcatacaaaatattgTTATAGCAGCGAAAGCGATTGgaagacaaaacaaatatgGGTAAATGGGTTTGAATATTGCTTGCGAAGAGTAACGGACACCAGGGGTATGATAAGTGTACAGTTTAATCTACATAGGTACATGGGATCACTGCTGGATAAGACATAATATCTGAATGGTCGTTCATTCCGTCAAActtaaataaaaccaaaatattaattttcaaattaaatcaaagacCATTGAAGATGTTGAGTATTGCACATAAATTGTATATTGTAAGGCTACAAAATATAGTTAAATCTTGTAGCAGTAgaataaatgaaaactgaagaggaacgttgtgagacgcgccTTAAGCCCCGTCGAAACTCTTATCCCTTGTACTCAGTCAGCTTATACGTGAGcttgtaattaatttgtttaaattatactATACAGTTCcgtgttggcatgagaagtgatgtatgtagatgtagttgaaacatgtagaaaaaatgtaaaatgtaaaattttaaaaaataaggTACATTTTTTCTACTGGGCACCGGGTGtaaaaattgtgacgcgtaagcAGCGTCTCGCAGCGTTCTCGTTTTTTACTGCATTTCTTAaaattctccattctccattcccaGACCCCAACTTCTTCTATAAATAGATGCTAAAAATCACTATCAATTAAGTGTCTGTACCCCACCAAAAACTCAACCACATTTGATGGTCTCTTAAGCAGGCGGCATCCCTAGGAGTACACCCCCCACCACTTCCCAGCAGATGTGTGGCCCTGTTCCGGGGGTTCACGAATGTCGTAAAATATGAGAgatttttcgttttgctttgctgtatCTTTGCATCGTGCGATTCATTATTCTTCTCTCCATTGTTTGCCAGCCAACCCAGcacgcccccgcccccgcccacGCCACCGCCTGGATATAGTTTTCCCTTTGTTCGCTTTCCTTTTTCCTATCTGTCTCTGGTTTTGGTCTTTAATGTGTCACCGCGTAGACATCTATTAAAACTTCATTCATATTGCGGTTTTGCAGTATATGTGCAGGATATCGTCTAGCAGGCTTCTCCGCTTCATTCAAATCTGATTTTGGgggcaaaaggcagcagcaaaaattgGATGAGCTCTCAGCTTGAAACTCAAAAACCAAACTCCAGCTCCTGCGGCAGAGTCCATCTGTCAGGCATTGTGCCTGGCGAcagttttttgtggctttttattgttttttttttgggggaggCGGACAGAGGGGTTGGTATCCCAGCTTATGttgatgatgctgttgctgcctttttgatGGTTCGGCGTGGAATGGGATCGGTGGAGTGTGTTAAAATATGAGCACACTCTCCCTTCCTGGTGTGTGCGGCATCAGGCTCCCTCGCTCCTTCCCTCCTGCCTGCTCATCTGCTCAATGGCAATTTTACCTATTTCCCCCCCATCCATGGACAGGCATCCTGGCATATCCTGCTACCTGGCAACCATATGTGGCCTTTTATTACGATTATGATTACGTGTAA containing:
- the LOC117893038 gene encoding ARL-6-interacting protein 1 homolog is translated as MPNKNAKQLVKDLQAFKGAIESAHRLLTWEKNYYPGLLFVGISLIYATFWYLDLSVITMLFLLVFAVNMLNHLLPTISRWLGNALDWDELHDVRFEHVCEQIYSFKEYWSAWVQYLSKDRTSAGLVTMISLILLAFAWIGANVDNCLLMYLATLLIAIWAGLKYNLNDGGYKSKLKTL